In one window of Methanolobus mangrovi DNA:
- a CDS encoding thioredoxin family protein: MKIEILGAGCPKCNKAKNSVEKAVEQTGVDAEIVKVEDMDSILAYGVLITPAVVVDGDVKIAGRVPKVEEVIEWITK, encoded by the coding sequence ATGAAAATAGAGATATTAGGTGCCGGTTGCCCAAAGTGCAACAAAGCTAAGAATTCAGTTGAAAAAGCAGTTGAGCAAACTGGTGTCGATGCTGAGATAGTAAAGGTGGAAGATATGGACAGCATACTGGCATATGGCGTCTTGATTACGCCCGCTGTTGTTGTTGACGGTGATGTAAAGATCGCTGGCAGAGTACCAAAGGTCGAAGAGGTTATCGAATGGATAACAAAGTAA
- a CDS encoding 4Fe-4S binding protein has product MVLITVHDDKCTGCGSCVDACQNDVLELKDGICFPARMSSCKYCINCVRSCEFYAIKVFI; this is encoded by the coding sequence ATGGTACTTATCACTGTTCACGATGACAAATGTACTGGTTGTGGTTCATGTGTGGATGCATGTCAGAATGATGTACTTGAACTGAAGGACGGGATATGTTTCCCTGCAAGGATGAGTTCGTGCAAATACTGTATTAATTGCGTGAGATCCTGCGAATTTTATGCTATAAAAGTGTTTATTTAA
- a CDS encoding metallophosphoesterase: protein MIGIMADSHDNMDAIRTAVELFNKKKVRTVLHAGDIISPFTAAAFSKLDADMYFVFGNNDGDRLLLKQKFDESGAQCCGDFGDLEIEGKRIALLHGIYEPPVNALAESGDFDIVVRGHTHHAGVTETNETLLINPGETAGVLTGKRTVAILDPEIGVEIIEI from the coding sequence ATGATAGGAATAATGGCTGACTCACACGATAATATGGATGCGATCAGGACTGCTGTGGAATTGTTCAATAAGAAAAAGGTAAGGACTGTACTGCATGCCGGAGATATCATATCACCGTTTACGGCAGCAGCTTTCAGCAAACTGGATGCGGATATGTACTTTGTATTCGGGAACAATGATGGTGACAGATTACTTCTCAAACAGAAATTTGATGAGAGCGGTGCACAGTGTTGTGGCGATTTCGGTGACCTGGAGATTGAAGGAAAGCGCATTGCACTCCTTCATGGAATATACGAACCACCGGTAAACGCTTTGGCAGAATCAGGAGACTTTGATATAGTTGTCAGGGGACACACGCATCATGCAGGTGTCACTGAAACAAATGAAACACTGCTTATAAATCCGGGTGAGACTGCCGGAGTACTCACAGGAAAACGAACGGTGGCAATCCTTGACCCCGAAATTGGTGTAGAGATAATAGAAATATGA
- a CDS encoding ArsR/SmtB family transcription factor codes for MTMTLQQITKIGEAISHPVRLKLLYLLSENERYVYELSKDLNLSRQVIQLHLKRLENAGFVESDLRLEDDDNRAKKFFKLKEFDFKLDIEDLVKLF; via the coding sequence ATGACAATGACACTTCAACAGATCACAAAGATAGGGGAAGCAATTTCGCATCCTGTACGATTGAAACTGTTGTATTTGCTCTCTGAGAATGAAAGATATGTGTACGAGTTATCCAAAGATCTGAATCTGTCCAGACAGGTGATACAGCTACACCTAAAACGTCTTGAGAACGCAGGCTTTGTTGAGAGTGACCTGAGACTTGAAGATGATGATAATCGGGCAAAGAAGTTCTTTAAGCTAAAAGAATTTGATTTTAAGCTGGATATTGAAGATCTGGTAAAATTATTCTAG
- a CDS encoding symporter small accessory protein, translated as MLGITDPQIWIAYILCFVSAIGCIIYGLIHWNDKEDDN; from the coding sequence ATGCTAGGAATAACAGATCCACAAATATGGATCGCCTATATATTATGTTTCGTAAGTGCCATAGGATGTATAATCTATGGCCTGATACACTGGAACGATAAAGAGGATGATAACTGA
- a CDS encoding ABC1 kinase family protein, with protein MLRKLERYITILKVFTKYNLFSLIYKDIHRDHISFKKCTCSYDLDNRSNAIKLRLAFEELGPCFVKLGQTLSKRSDLLPPTYVTELEKLQDRVMALDFDEMRASFSTECICEISECQHEHNPTCYHCNDMLDIFDEFDTKPIASASIGQVYRGVLNGKDVAVKIARPNLIDTINLDLSILDDMKPILVKILGLGSNFNIDAFLREFREMLHRELDYRYEAVNMKRLRENFKDVNNVIIPDSYMDYNRENILVMDYVEGTSVKNLTGVDQRTRAEYARIISSSYLKQVYLDGFYHADPHGGNIIVKDGTVAFIDLGAVGTVDDDLKRNMMNFFYAIYKQNTDMATEMLLKIADTDEEDVDIRGLKRDMDDLIADQHYGAGGRKSDSYAILALKYDLSLPAEFSTLERAVLLIEGVSLQLDPNYNIMSDAEELISKVLRERYSPKKAVEGIQFEADEYLTIIKEIPKGFADVVKTIRGYRIEKLERKSNIIQKYGPIKDLSKTLFLLVLLSLSAYLMIRGEGIISMIGITAFIVGALTGVYSILRS; from the coding sequence ATGCTTAGAAAATTGGAAAGATATATCACAATTCTTAAAGTTTTCACAAAATACAATTTATTCTCCCTGATCTACAAGGACATACATCGGGATCATATATCATTTAAAAAATGTACCTGTTCCTATGATTTGGATAATCGTAGCAATGCTATTAAACTAAGGCTTGCTTTTGAAGAGCTAGGGCCTTGTTTTGTAAAGTTAGGACAAACGCTAAGTAAGCGTTCTGATCTGCTCCCACCTACCTACGTCACTGAACTGGAGAAATTACAGGATAGAGTTATGGCTCTTGATTTTGATGAAATGCGTGCTTCTTTCAGCACAGAATGTATTTGTGAAATATCAGAATGCCAGCATGAACATAACCCTACTTGCTATCATTGTAATGACATGCTGGATATTTTCGATGAATTTGACACAAAACCTATTGCAAGCGCATCTATCGGGCAGGTATACCGCGGAGTTCTGAACGGAAAGGATGTTGCTGTTAAAATAGCTCGTCCAAACCTCATTGATACAATCAACCTGGACCTTTCCATTTTAGATGATATGAAACCTATTCTTGTTAAGATCCTTGGATTGGGATCAAATTTCAACATTGACGCTTTCCTGCGAGAATTCAGGGAAATGTTACATCGGGAACTTGATTATAGGTATGAAGCCGTAAATATGAAACGCTTACGTGAGAACTTCAAAGATGTAAACAACGTGATAATTCCTGATTCATACATGGATTATAATCGTGAGAACATTCTTGTTATGGATTATGTGGAAGGCACTTCTGTAAAGAATCTAACTGGAGTTGACCAAAGGACAAGAGCAGAATATGCAAGAATAATATCTTCCAGCTATTTGAAACAGGTGTACCTTGACGGTTTCTACCATGCTGATCCACATGGTGGTAACATAATAGTAAAAGATGGTACTGTTGCTTTCATAGATCTTGGTGCTGTAGGGACTGTTGACGATGATCTGAAGCGGAATATGATGAATTTCTTTTATGCCATATACAAACAAAATACGGATATGGCGACTGAAATGCTCCTGAAGATCGCAGATACTGATGAAGAGGATGTTGATATCCGAGGACTGAAAAGAGACATGGATGACCTGATAGCTGATCAGCATTATGGAGCAGGTGGTCGAAAAAGTGATAGCTATGCTATACTTGCTTTGAAATATGACCTGTCCCTGCCTGCAGAATTCTCAACACTCGAACGTGCAGTCCTGCTTATAGAAGGAGTCAGTCTCCAGTTAGATCCGAATTACAATATAATGTCCGATGCAGAAGAACTTATCAGCAAAGTTCTCAGAGAAAGATATTCTCCCAAGAAAGCAGTGGAAGGAATTCAGTTCGAAGCTGATGAATATCTGACCATTATAAAGGAAATACCTAAAGGGTTTGCAGATGTGGTGAAGACAATAAGAGGATACAGGATAGAGAAATTAGAACGCAAGAGCAACATTATCCAAAAATACGGACCCATAAAAGACCTATCTAAAACGTTGTTCCTGCTGGTCCTGCTAAGTCTCTCTGCATATTTGATGATAAGGGGAGAGGGAATTATCTCTATGATAGGAATTACCGCTTTTATCGTTGGAGCCCTAACAGGAGTATATTCCATACTACGCTCCTGA
- a CDS encoding permease encodes MTSYLVDLAYVGIASLQEYLALHVLLCLIPAFFLAGAIASLFSKESVLKYFGADAPKYVSYTVAAVSGCLLAVCSCTVLPLFAGIYKRGAGIGPATTFLFSAPAINILAIVYTAKILGYDLGVARAVIAILLSVFIGIMMAFIYEKYNGERKSIKTFGEEKHAHTVWLFLLLLAILVTPEILPTWNPMLFVEIPLILITIYVSLKWFSKDELESWMTETWFLVKQITPLLLIGVFFAGIMVELLPAEYVVKYVGGNTFMSYIIASVAAALMYFSTLTEVPIISALTLLGMGKGPALSMLLAGPALSLPNMIVISRIMGVQKGLTYISLVVVIATISGYVFGTYLI; translated from the coding sequence ATGACCTCTTATCTCGTAGACCTGGCTTATGTTGGTATTGCATCACTTCAGGAGTATCTTGCATTGCATGTACTCTTGTGCCTTATACCTGCCTTTTTCCTGGCAGGAGCTATAGCATCGCTCTTTTCCAAAGAGTCGGTCCTGAAATACTTCGGGGCTGATGCACCTAAATATGTTTCCTACACAGTAGCAGCCGTTTCCGGGTGTCTGCTCGCTGTGTGCAGCTGTACCGTTCTACCTCTATTTGCAGGAATCTATAAAAGAGGTGCGGGAATTGGTCCGGCAACCACCTTCCTGTTCTCGGCGCCTGCTATCAATATTCTTGCCATAGTTTATACCGCTAAGATACTGGGCTATGACCTTGGAGTTGCAAGGGCAGTTATAGCAATTCTCCTTTCAGTGTTTATCGGTATTATGATGGCATTCATATATGAGAAATATAACGGCGAAAGAAAGAGCATCAAGACATTCGGTGAAGAGAAACACGCTCACACAGTCTGGCTTTTCCTGCTGCTTCTGGCAATACTTGTGACACCTGAGATACTGCCTACATGGAATCCAATGCTATTTGTGGAAATTCCACTGATACTTATTACCATATACGTCTCTCTCAAATGGTTCTCTAAGGATGAGCTTGAAAGCTGGATGACTGAGACCTGGTTCCTCGTAAAGCAGATAACTCCCCTTCTGCTGATAGGAGTGTTCTTTGCCGGTATCATGGTTGAACTCCTCCCTGCAGAATATGTCGTTAAATATGTAGGAGGCAACACTTTTATGTCATACATAATTGCATCTGTTGCTGCAGCACTCATGTATTTCTCAACATTGACAGAGGTTCCTATAATAAGTGCACTCACACTTCTTGGTATGGGTAAGGGTCCTGCACTATCCATGCTGCTGGCAGGTCCGGCTCTGAGTCTGCCTAATATGATCGTGATAAGCAGGATCATGGGTGTCCAGAAAGGCCTGACATACATTTCACTTGTCGTTGTGATTGCCACGATATCAGGATATGTGTTTGGAACGTACCTGATATAA
- a CDS encoding class I SAM-dependent methyltransferase, whose protein sequence is MSFKPIGKVSNFADEKTMQLLALWKESVSVVELDETDAEAYLYEDYSHYIVIHDPLKMEFPEKRKEWNRRFCRDASVSVVELIKVNENKIYFKGLFAINESSIYGIVPYTSFDNYEADFPVAEMEILKKQTMDVALPQATGKTILDVGCGVGSITLQMARMNPLSQVMGIDLMEETMEQCQLNAAAYDVTNASFKAASVYELPFEKGDFETITCFFMLHHLDDIPKALSEVKRVLATGGKVLAVEPLDHNHGTERRIQDWVDQFENAGFSVETEQISRAVFVQAMLK, encoded by the coding sequence ATGTCATTCAAACCCATTGGAAAGGTATCAAATTTTGCAGATGAAAAGACCATGCAGCTTCTTGCACTCTGGAAAGAGAGCGTAAGTGTTGTGGAACTGGATGAAACAGATGCAGAAGCATACCTCTATGAAGACTATTCACATTACATAGTGATCCATGACCCCCTGAAAATGGAGTTCCCTGAGAAAAGAAAAGAATGGAACAGAAGGTTCTGCAGGGATGCAAGCGTTTCAGTTGTTGAGCTTATAAAAGTGAATGAGAACAAGATATATTTCAAAGGTCTCTTTGCCATAAACGAGTCTTCCATTTACGGCATTGTCCCTTACACCTCTTTTGACAATTATGAAGCAGATTTCCCTGTTGCTGAGATGGAAATACTCAAGAAGCAGACAATGGATGTGGCACTTCCCCAGGCAACCGGAAAGACAATACTTGATGTAGGGTGTGGTGTTGGCAGCATTACGCTACAAATGGCAAGGATGAATCCCCTGTCACAGGTCATGGGAATCGACCTGATGGAAGAAACTATGGAGCAATGCCAGTTAAATGCTGCTGCCTACGATGTGACAAATGCATCTTTCAAAGCTGCAAGCGTCTACGAACTTCCATTTGAGAAGGGAGATTTTGAAACTATAACCTGCTTCTTCATGCTTCATCACCTTGACGACATACCAAAGGCTCTTTCCGAAGTTAAAAGAGTGCTTGCTACAGGTGGAAAGGTCCTGGCAGTTGAGCCTCTGGACCATAATCATGGAACTGAAAGGAGAATACAGGACTGGGTAGATCAGTTTGAGAATGCAGGTTTTTCCGTTGAGACCGAACAGATAAGCAGGGCCGTTTTCGTACAGGCAATGTTGAAGTAA
- a CDS encoding symporter small accessory protein: MLGIDDPQIWIAYVLCFVSAIGCIIYGALKWNDGSDDGEVE, from the coding sequence ATGCTTGGAATAGATGACCCACAAATATGGATTGCTTATGTACTTTGTTTTGTAAGCGCCATAGGCTGCATAATCTATGGAGCCCTCAAATGGAACGATGGTTCTGATGACGGAGAGGTGGAATGA
- a CDS encoding sodium:solute symporter family protein, whose product MVLSTPVLGVIILVYLMVIFYLGWLGYKKTKETEDYMVAGRKIHPYILALSYGATFISTSAIIGFGGAAGALGMGLLWLAFMNIFVGIFIAFVVFGSKTRRMGLNLNAVTFPELIGRRFQSRFIQGFSGALIGIFMPLYAGIVLIGGARFLESTLNINYDVAVLILTVIVAAYVITGGLIAVMYTDALQGTLMFIGMIFLLVFTYAKLGGVSAAHSALTAMNDLVPESLTAGGHLGWTSMPVFGSPIWWTLISTLVLGVGIGVVAQPQLAVRFMTVKNDTALNRAVLVGGPFILMMTGVAFTVGALSNAYFYETLGKISVVVAGGNTDLIMPEFINSAMPDTFVVLFMLTLLAAAMSTLSSQFHTMGTSIGHDFYREYIKKGELGQTINITKVAIAGTILASVILAYILPISIIARATAIFFGLCAAAFLPMYAGGLFWKRMTKEGAIASLLVGTFSSLFWLAFVHKSEAVPLGISKAIFGVDTILTGTWTVVDPILVATPLAIVVAIVVSLMTKPTPQEHLDACFKK is encoded by the coding sequence ATGGTATTGAGCACACCCGTACTTGGAGTTATCATACTGGTCTATCTGATGGTAATCTTTTACCTTGGATGGCTCGGATATAAGAAAACAAAAGAAACTGAAGATTACATGGTGGCAGGAAGGAAGATACATCCTTACATACTTGCATTATCCTACGGTGCAACTTTCATCAGTACTTCAGCCATAATCGGATTTGGTGGAGCCGCCGGCGCTCTTGGTATGGGACTGTTATGGCTTGCTTTTATGAACATCTTTGTCGGAATATTCATAGCATTCGTTGTATTCGGTTCAAAAACACGCCGTATGGGCCTGAATCTAAATGCAGTTACATTTCCTGAGCTGATTGGAAGACGTTTCCAGTCCAGATTCATCCAGGGATTCTCAGGAGCACTTATAGGCATATTCATGCCACTTTATGCAGGTATCGTACTTATCGGAGGCGCAAGGTTCCTTGAATCCACCCTCAATATAAACTATGATGTTGCCGTTCTTATTCTCACTGTTATCGTTGCCGCTTACGTTATCACAGGCGGACTTATTGCTGTTATGTATACAGATGCCCTGCAAGGCACACTGATGTTTATAGGAATGATCTTCCTGCTCGTATTCACTTACGCCAAACTGGGAGGAGTTAGTGCAGCTCACTCTGCTCTTACAGCCATGAATGACCTTGTGCCTGAAAGTCTCACTGCCGGAGGACATCTTGGATGGACATCAATGCCGGTATTCGGATCACCCATCTGGTGGACCCTGATATCAACACTGGTCCTTGGTGTTGGAATTGGTGTGGTGGCACAGCCACAGCTTGCAGTCAGGTTCATGACAGTAAAGAACGATACAGCACTGAACAGAGCAGTACTTGTCGGAGGACCATTCATCCTAATGATGACAGGTGTCGCATTTACTGTTGGTGCACTCTCCAATGCATATTTCTATGAAACACTTGGTAAGATATCAGTAGTAGTTGCAGGTGGCAATACAGATCTTATCATGCCTGAATTCATAAACAGTGCAATGCCGGATACCTTCGTTGTCCTGTTCATGCTAACCTTGCTTGCAGCAGCCATGTCCACGTTAAGTTCCCAGTTCCATACAATGGGAACATCCATAGGCCATGACTTCTACCGCGAGTACATCAAGAAAGGAGAACTCGGTCAAACTATCAACATAACCAAAGTAGCAATTGCAGGCACCATTCTTGCAAGTGTTATTCTTGCATACATACTTCCAATTAGTATCATCGCACGTGCAACGGCAATTTTCTTCGGACTTTGTGCAGCAGCATTCCTGCCAATGTACGCAGGTGGCCTTTTCTGGAAACGCATGACCAAAGAAGGTGCAATTGCCAGTCTGCTGGTAGGAACATTCTCAAGTCTGTTCTGGCTCGCATTCGTACACAAATCAGAAGCTGTACCACTTGGAATAAGCAAAGCGATATTTGGTGTTGACACGATCCTGACAGGTACCTGGACAGTTGTGGACCCTATACTTGTTGCTACTCCACTTGCTATTGTTGTTGCGATTGTCGTAAGCCTTATGACAAAGCCAACACCACAAGAACATCTGGATGCTTGTTTTAAAAAATAG
- a CDS encoding sodium:solute symporter family protein: MAVSTPILGISVLAYMMVVFYFGWLGYKQTKDTDDYMLAGRKVNPFVLAFSYGAAFISTSAIIGFGGYAAAFGMGILWLVAMNIVVGIFIAFVIFGSRTRRMGFNLKAVTFPELIGRRFQSRFIQGFSGALITIFMPLYAGSVLIGGARFMETVLGIEYNTAVLMLAIIVAAYVITGGLIAVMYTDALQGVLMFIGMAILLVLTYAKLGGVVEAHQALTNMAYLVPDNLAAVGHTGWTSMPAFNSPTWWTLVSTIILGVGIGVLAQPQLAVRFMTVESTRSLKRAVLSGGPFIFMMAGVAYIVGALSNVYFFNTQGMISLDVAGGNIDKIIPEYINSAMPDYFVVFFLLTLLAAAMSTLSSQFHAMGTAFGHDFYREGIMKGKIAKTINVTRAGIATTIMISVILAYILPPGIIARATAIFFGLCAAAFLPMYTGAIFWKRMTRQGATASLLVGTFASLFWLTFVHAKEASALGISQALFGKVTLLTGTWTVVDPILVATPLAIIVAIVVSLMTKPESKEHIELCFKRE, encoded by the coding sequence ATGGCTGTCAGTACACCCATTCTTGGAATATCTGTACTAGCCTACATGATGGTGGTTTTCTACTTTGGATGGCTTGGTTACAAACAGACAAAGGACACTGACGACTACATGCTGGCCGGAAGGAAAGTCAATCCTTTCGTACTTGCTTTCTCCTATGGAGCCGCATTCATCAGTACCTCTGCGATAATAGGATTCGGAGGATATGCCGCTGCATTTGGTATGGGAATCCTGTGGCTTGTTGCCATGAACATAGTTGTCGGCATCTTCATCGCTTTTGTCATATTCGGTTCAAGGACAAGGCGTATGGGATTCAACCTTAAGGCTGTTACATTTCCCGAACTTATAGGAAGAAGGTTCCAGTCAAGATTCATACAGGGATTTTCAGGTGCTCTTATTACCATATTCATGCCACTCTATGCAGGCAGTGTCCTGATAGGAGGAGCACGTTTCATGGAAACTGTCCTTGGTATTGAATACAATACCGCTGTTCTCATGCTTGCCATAATCGTTGCAGCTTATGTTATAACAGGCGGACTTATTGCAGTTATGTACACAGATGCTCTTCAGGGTGTATTGATGTTCATTGGAATGGCCATACTGCTTGTACTTACATATGCAAAACTTGGAGGTGTTGTTGAAGCACACCAGGCACTCACAAATATGGCATATCTCGTCCCAGATAATCTTGCAGCCGTCGGACATACCGGATGGACCTCGATGCCAGCCTTTAACTCACCTACATGGTGGACACTTGTATCAACCATTATACTTGGAGTGGGCATCGGTGTACTTGCACAACCGCAACTTGCCGTACGTTTTATGACTGTGGAGAGCACCCGTTCACTTAAAAGAGCTGTTCTTTCAGGTGGTCCTTTTATCTTTATGATGGCAGGAGTTGCCTATATCGTGGGTGCATTATCAAATGTATATTTCTTCAATACACAGGGAATGATATCCCTTGATGTTGCAGGCGGTAACATCGATAAGATAATCCCGGAATATATCAACAGTGCAATGCCTGATTATTTTGTTGTGTTCTTCCTGCTCACCCTTCTGGCAGCAGCCATGTCAACACTGAGTTCCCAGTTCCATGCTATGGGTACTGCATTCGGACATGATTTCTACCGTGAGGGTATTATGAAGGGAAAGATCGCAAAGACAATAAATGTCACAAGAGCAGGCATTGCAACGACCATCATGATCAGTGTAATACTTGCATATATTCTCCCACCAGGAATTATTGCACGTGCAACAGCGATATTCTTCGGACTCTGTGCAGCAGCTTTCCTTCCAATGTACACAGGAGCGATCTTCTGGAAACGCATGACAAGACAGGGAGCGACTGCAAGCCTTCTTGTGGGTACTTTCGCCAGCCTGTTCTGGCTTACATTCGTTCACGCAAAGGAAGCAAGCGCATTGGGCATAAGCCAGGCACTGTTTGGTAAGGTAACATTGCTTACAGGTACATGGACTGTTGTAGACCCAATACTGGTAGCTACACCACTGGCCATTATTGTTGCCATAGTAGTGAGCCTCATGACAAAACCTGAATCAAAAGAACATATTGAACTGTGCTTTAAGAGAGAATAA
- a CDS encoding metallophosphoesterase family protein, which yields MRILLISDIHGNKEALDAVLDIPHDKVICLGDLADYGPSPSDCIDLIMQQGIETVLGNHDAAVGSGIECGCGYKYKHLSVATRDYTREVITEEQMEFLRQLPFSIQKEIDGLRLYFTHGSPRSNYEYMKPEIPESEIEEMVSEIDADVLFIGHSHHPFIRKFQNMLIINPGSTGQPRDGDWRASCVVFDTSSSEAEIIRCDYDMDTTCKKIKENMPNSDELITILKRGY from the coding sequence ATGCGAATACTACTGATATCAGATATCCATGGCAATAAAGAAGCTCTGGATGCAGTGCTGGATATTCCTCATGATAAGGTCATCTGCCTTGGTGACCTTGCTGATTATGGTCCCTCTCCATCAGACTGTATAGACCTTATCATGCAACAGGGGATCGAAACAGTTCTAGGTAATCATGATGCAGCCGTGGGTTCCGGAATAGAATGCGGATGTGGGTATAAGTACAAACATCTTTCAGTTGCTACCAGGGATTATACAAGGGAAGTGATAACAGAAGAGCAAATGGAATTCCTTCGCCAGCTTCCTTTCAGCATTCAGAAAGAGATAGATGGTCTGAGGCTTTATTTCACACATGGAAGTCCGAGGTCCAATTATGAATACATGAAGCCGGAAATACCAGAATCTGAAATTGAGGAAATGGTATCTGAAATTGATGCAGATGTTCTGTTCATAGGTCATTCACACCATCCATTTATCAGGAAATTCCAGAATATGCTTATAATAAATCCGGGGTCGACAGGTCAGCCCAGGGATGGTGACTGGCGTGCCAGTTGTGTGGTGTTTGATACTTCCAGTTCAGAAGCTGAGATCATACGCTGTGATTATGATATGGATACAACATGTAAAAAAATAAAGGAAAACATGCCCAACTCTGATGAACTGATAACAATATTAAAGAGAGGGTACTGA
- a CDS encoding c-type cytochrome — protein sequence MTKATFIIFFLVGISLVVSGCVNHMNDNYNMPGQTYGWHEPGYMYPEQYDPSVSSNIITEFSSNGEMIYYTGFNESGQQISIRDGMPWLYVHGGSCVSCHGVDGKGGVPIMMSNVIPPDITYEALTSEDEHEEHPPYTDKTIKVAIREGKDPSGEELDNSMPRWDMSNEDVDDLIEYLKTL from the coding sequence GTGACAAAAGCAACTTTTATCATATTCTTTCTAGTTGGAATATCATTGGTGGTTTCAGGCTGCGTGAATCATATGAATGACAACTACAATATGCCTGGTCAAACCTATGGGTGGCATGAACCAGGGTACATGTATCCAGAACAATATGATCCCTCCGTAAGTTCTAACATAATTACGGAATTTTCATCTAATGGAGAGATGATCTATTATACTGGTTTTAATGAAAGCGGACAACAAATATCTATCAGAGATGGCATGCCATGGTTATATGTTCACGGAGGCAGCTGCGTTAGTTGTCATGGAGTAGATGGTAAAGGCGGAGTTCCTATTATGATGAGCAATGTTATTCCTCCTGATATAACCTATGAAGCTTTAACCTCTGAAGATGAGCATGAAGAGCATCCCCCATATACTGACAAAACTATAAAAGTTGCAATAAGGGAAGGCAAGGACCCTTCTGGCGAAGAGCTTGATAACTCAATGCCTAGATGGGATATGTCGAACGAAGACGTTGATGATTTGATAGAGTATTTAAAGACCCTTTGA
- a CDS encoding putative zinc-binding protein produces MDNKVIPMSGNVKCSCGSDIVGIFPCAGASNVGQLSNAVAIELHKQGVGNMMCTVGIGGKRPGLLKSAEGCESIIVIDGCPVNCAKATMEEAGIPIGKHILLTDLDIKKNKNLDLDPSQVKEVLSKVSELL; encoded by the coding sequence ATGGATAACAAAGTAATACCTATGTCCGGGAATGTAAAATGTTCATGTGGCTCTGATATTGTGGGAATATTCCCATGTGCCGGTGCATCCAATGTTGGTCAGTTAAGCAATGCTGTTGCAATCGAATTACACAAGCAGGGCGTGGGCAACATGATGTGTACTGTAGGTATCGGTGGTAAGAGGCCTGGCCTGCTTAAATCTGCGGAAGGCTGTGAGTCTATAATAGTAATAGACGGATGCCCTGTGAACTGTGCTAAAGCAACTATGGAAGAAGCAGGTATTCCAATTGGAAAACACATCCTTCTGACGGATCTTGATATAAAAAAGAACAAGAATCTTGACCTTGATCCCTCACAGGTTAAGGAAGTCCTGTCAAAGGTCTCAGAGCTGCTCTGA